The following nucleotide sequence is from Azoarcus sp. CIB.
GCGCACCTTCTCGATCGCCTCGTTTACGTAGTCGGGCATGTTCCAGTCATGGCCGCAACCGCAGATCTCATGCACGAAACGGGCGATCATTTCCTTGCCCTTGATCGTGTGCGTGACCTCGGGATGGAACTGAACGGCATAGAACTTGCGCACTTCGTCGGCCATCGCTGCAACCGGGCAGGATTCGTTGCTCGCGATCACCTTGAAGCCCGGCGGCAGCTCGGTCACCTTGTCGCCGTGGCTCATCCATACGTCGAGAAGCCCATGCCCATCGTCGTTCGTGCGGTCCTGGATGCCACGGAAGAGCTCGGAGTGCCCGCGGGCGCGGATCTCGGCATAGCCGAACTCGCGCTTGCCGGAGCTCTCGACCTTGCCTCCGAGCTGCTGCGCCATCGTCTGCATGCCGTAGCAGATCCCAAGCACTGGGACACCGAGTTCGAAGACGGCCTGCGGCGCCTTCCACTCCTGTGCCTCGTAAACCGAATTCGGCCCGCCCGACAGGATGACGCCGGTGGGTGCGAACCCGCGCACGAAATCATCGGATACGTCGAAGGGATGAAGTTCGCAATACACCTGTTGCTCGCGCACGCGACGGGCGATGAGCTGGGTGACCTGGGAACCGAAATCGAGGATGAGGATTTTCTGGTGAGCCATGGCAACGGTCTCGGGCTACGAAAAAGGAAAGGCGGCCCGAGCGGGCCGCCTTCTGTGTCGGGATCGGATCAATCCACGTGGTAGTTGGGCGCTTCCTTGGTGATCTGTACGTCATGCACGTGCGATTCGCGCACGCCCGCCGAAGTGATTTCGACGAACTCCGCCTTGCGATGCATCTCGTCGATCGTCGCGCATCCGAGGTAACCCATGGAAGCACGCAGACCGCCCACGAGCTGGTGGATCACCGCCGTGACCGCCCCCTTGTACGGCACGCGACCCTCGATGCCTTCGGGAACGAGCTTGTCGGCATTGCCGTCCGATTCCTGGAAATAACGGTCCGCCGCGCCCTGCTGCATCGCACCGAGCGAGCCCATGCCGCGGTATGACTTGTACGAACGGCCCTGGTACAGCACCGTTTCGCCCGGGGCTTCTTCGGTGCCGGCAAACAGGCCGCCCAGCATCACGACGTTTGCGCCGGCTGCGATCGCCTTGGAAATGTCGCCCGAGAAACGGATGCCGCCGTCGGCGATCAGCGGGACGCCCGTGCCTGCGAGGGCCGTCGCGACGTTGTCGATCGCCGTCACCTGCGGCACACCGACGCCGGCGACAATGCGCGTCGTGCAGATCGAACCCGGCCCGATACCGACCTTCACGGCATCCGCACCGGCATCGACCAGCGCGCGCGCCGCCGCACCGGTGGCGATGTTCCCGCCGATCACTTCGACATGCGGGAAGTTCTTCTTCACCCAGCTCACGCGGTCGAGCACGCCTTGCGAGTGGCCGTGCGCCGTATCGACGACGACAACATCCACACCTGCCTCGACCAGCGCCTCGGCACGTTCTTCCGTGCCGGCACCCACGCCGAGTGCCGCACCGACGCGCAGCCGGCCCAAGTCGTCCTTGGCGGCCAGCGGATGCTCGGTGGACTTCATCATGTCCTTCACGGTGATCAGCCCGCGCAGCTCGCGTGCGTCGTTCAGCACCAGCACGCGCTCCAGGCGGTGCTTGTGCATCAGGCGGCGTGCTTCCTCGAGGCTGTCGCCTTCCTTGACCGTAACCAGACGATCGAACGGCGTCATGATCGCGGAAACCGGCTGATCGAGATTCGTCTCGAAGCGAACGTCACGGTTCGTCACGATACCGACGACACGCTTGCCCTCGACAACAGGCAGGCCCGAGAACTTGTGCAGGCGCGTCAGCGCCACCACCTCGCGGACGCTCATCGTCGGCGGAATGATGATCGGGTCCTTCAGGACGCCCGATTCGAAGCGCTTCACCTTTGCGACCATGCCCGCCTGCTGCTTGACGGGAAGGTTCTTGTGGATGATGCCGATGCCGCCTTCCTGCGCCAGCGCGATCGCCAGGCGGGATTCCGTCACCGTATCCATTGCGGCGGATACCAGCGGAATATTGAGGCGGATGTTGCGAGTCAGCTGTGCCCGCAGGCTGACATCGCGAGGGAGAACTGCTGAGTGGGCGGGGATGAGAAGGACGTCATCGAACGTCAGCGCCTTCTGAATCACTCGCATGGCTTCTATCCTTTCGGCCAAATCCGTATTATACAGATGCCGCGGAATCATGGTAAGCGGCGCTTTTCAATGGAGTCCGTCCGATGCGTCGCCTTAGCCTGCTCGTCCTGAGCCTGACCCTTGCACTGCCCGCTGCAGCACAGGTGTATCAATGGCGCGACGCGCAGGGACGGATCAACTATTCGGACTCGCCCCCTCCTGCCGGAGCGGCGAAGACCGTCAAGCCCGCGAGCCGGCCCAAGGCGCCGGTGGCCGATGACGTCGCACCGGATCAATCGGCCGAGGCGGCGTCGCAGAGCCCCGCGACCGACGCTGCTGCGGGCGAAACCGGCAAGCCGGCGGGGGAAAAGGCCGATCCGTCCAAGCCGAAGACGATGGCGGAGAAGGAAACCGAATTCCGCCAGCGCAAAGTGGCCGCCGCCGAGGCCGAAGCCAAGGCCGAAAAGGAACGCCAAAAGGCGGCCGAACTCGCACGCTACTGCGACCAGGCGCGCAGCCAGATCGCAGGACTGAAGAATAGCCGCCGAATCACGCGTTTCAACAGCGAAGGGCAGCGCGAACTGATGGACGATGCCGAACGCACGGCCGAGATCGATCGCACGCAGCGCAACATCGACCAGAACTGCAAGTAAGCGCCGCTGCCGGATTCATCCGGCGCAGGCGCACGGCCCTCATTCTTCGGCCGGACCGCCACCCTTCTTCATCACCTTGCCTTCCTCGGCACGCTTCTTCCGCACCGCCTTGGGATCGGCAATGAGCGGCCGGTAAATCTCCACCCGGTCGCGGTCGCGCAGCTCGGTATCGAGACGCGTCAGCTTGGCGAAAACCCCGACCTTGTTGCGGCCGTCGATCTCGATATCGGGGTGCTTCACGAGCACTCCGGACGCTTCGATCGCATCGCGCACCGTCGCACCTTCGGCCACCCGGACCTTGATCAGCTCCTGCTTCGACGGCAATGCGTAGGAGACTTCCACGTCGATGAATGCGGCCATTGTCATCCCTTCGGGTACACCTGCTGCGCGCGTTTGATGAACGATTCCACGAAAGTGTTCGCAATGTGGCTGAACACCGGACCGAGCACCTTTTCGAGCAGCTTGCTCGAAAACTGGTAATGCAGGTTGAACTCGACCTTGCACGCGGTATCGCCGAGGGCGGTGAATCGCCACAGGCCGTCGAGATGTGTGAAGGGGCCTTCGCGGAGGCCGATCTTCATCTCGCCCGGAAATACCTTCGCGTTCTCGGTCGTGAAATTCGCCTTGATGCCGTGATAGCTGATGTGCAGCGTCGCAACCGTCTTGTTATCCGTGCGCTCCTGCACTTCCGCTCCTCCGCACCACGGGAGGAATTGCGGATAGTCCTCGCAGCGGTCGACGAGCTCGAACATCTGCGTGGGGGTGAACTCGATCAGAACCTGCTTCCTGACTTCAGCCATGTGCGTGTGGGACCGGCGCTTTGCCGACCTGCTAAAATGCGCAATTCTACCGCAACGCACCGCCAACGACCGCTTCCCGCGGACCCGCCGCGAGGCACAGGATCCAGAACCCGCATGAGCATCATCGACAACCGCAAGGCGTACCACGACTACTTCATCGAGGAGAAGTACGAAGCCGGGCTCGTGCTCGAGGGCTGGGAGGTCAAGGCGATTCGGGCCGGCCGCGCGAACATCAAGGAAGCCTACGTGGTCATCCGCAACGCGGAAATCTTCATCCTCGGCATGCACATCACGGCCCTGGCCGCGGCTTCATCGCACATCCAGCCGGACCCCGTGCGCACGCGCAAGCTCCTTCTCCATGGCAACGAGATTTCCAAGCTCATCGGCAAGGTCGAACGCGCCGGCTATGCGCTCGTGCCGCTCGACCTTCACTACACCAAGGGCCGCATCAAGGCGCTGATCGGTCTCGCGAAAGGCAAGAAGCAGTACGACAAGCGCGAAGATGCGAAGGAGCGCGACTGGGAACGCGACAAGGCGCGCTTGATGAAGA
It contains:
- the guaB gene encoding IMP dehydrogenase, whose protein sequence is MRVIQKALTFDDVLLIPAHSAVLPRDVSLRAQLTRNIRLNIPLVSAAMDTVTESRLAIALAQEGGIGIIHKNLPVKQQAGMVAKVKRFESGVLKDPIIIPPTMSVREVVALTRLHKFSGLPVVEGKRVVGIVTNRDVRFETNLDQPVSAIMTPFDRLVTVKEGDSLEEARRLMHKHRLERVLVLNDARELRGLITVKDMMKSTEHPLAAKDDLGRLRVGAALGVGAGTEERAEALVEAGVDVVVVDTAHGHSQGVLDRVSWVKKNFPHVEVIGGNIATGAAARALVDAGADAVKVGIGPGSICTTRIVAGVGVPQVTAIDNVATALAGTGVPLIADGGIRFSGDISKAIAAGANVVMLGGLFAGTEEAPGETVLYQGRSYKSYRGMGSLGAMQQGAADRYFQESDGNADKLVPEGIEGRVPYKGAVTAVIHQLVGGLRASMGYLGCATIDEMHRKAEFVEITSAGVRESHVHDVQITKEAPNYHVD
- a CDS encoding DUF4124 domain-containing protein yields the protein MRRLSLLVLSLTLALPAAAQVYQWRDAQGRINYSDSPPPAGAAKTVKPASRPKAPVADDVAPDQSAEAASQSPATDAAAGETGKPAGEKADPSKPKTMAEKETEFRQRKVAAAEAEAKAEKERQKAAELARYCDQARSQIAGLKNSRRITRFNSEGQRELMDDAERTAEIDRTQRNIDQNCK
- a CDS encoding type II toxin-antitoxin system RatA family toxin, whose translation is MAEVRKQVLIEFTPTQMFELVDRCEDYPQFLPWCGGAEVQERTDNKTVATLHISYHGIKANFTTENAKVFPGEMKIGLREGPFTHLDGLWRFTALGDTACKVEFNLHYQFSSKLLEKVLGPVFSHIANTFVESFIKRAQQVYPKG
- the smpB gene encoding SsrA-binding protein SmpB: MSIIDNRKAYHDYFIEEKYEAGLVLEGWEVKAIRAGRANIKEAYVVIRNAEIFILGMHITALAAASSHIQPDPVRTRKLLLHGNEISKLIGKVERAGYALVPLDLHYTKGRIKALIGLAKGKKQYDKREDAKERDWERDKARLMKTKV
- a CDS encoding RnfH family protein; this translates as MAAFIDVEVSYALPSKQELIKVRVAEGATVRDAIEASGVLVKHPDIEIDGRNKVGVFAKLTRLDTELRDRDRVEIYRPLIADPKAVRKKRAEEGKVMKKGGGPAEE